A single window of Mugil cephalus isolate CIBA_MC_2020 chromosome 1, CIBA_Mcephalus_1.1, whole genome shotgun sequence DNA harbors:
- the rab5if gene encoding uncharacterized protein RAB5IF has product MTSSSKRKEESHLLNGGVKQSTWSKAFNSTAVWEEKDEFLDVIYWLRQIIAVILGVIWGVAPLKGFLGIAIFCIINAGVLYLYFSSFQQIDEEEYGGTWELTKEGFMTSFALFLVVWIIFYTALHFE; this is encoded by the exons ATGACGAGCAGTTCAAAGCggaaagaagaaagtcatttgCTGAATGGGGGTGTAAAGCAGTCCACATGGAGCAAAGCCTTCAACAGTACTGCTGTCTGGGAGGAGAAG GATGAGTTTCTAGATGTGATTTACTGGCTCCGACAAATAATTGCAGTTATCCTTGGTGTGATATGGGGTGTTGCGCCGTTGAAGGGATTTCTGGGAATAGCTAT ATTCTGCATCATCAACGCTGGAGTCCTGTACTTGTACTTCAGCAGCTTTCAGCAGATTGATGAGGAGGAGTATGGAGGAACGTGGGAGCTCACCAAGGAAGGCTTCATGACATCTTTTGCCCTGTTTCTG GTGGTTTGGATAATCTTTTACACAGCTCTACATTTTGAATGA